Proteins from one Escherichia coli genomic window:
- the eamA gene encoding O-acetylserine/cysteine exporter — protein sequence MSRKDGVLALLVVVVWGLNFVVIKVGLHNMPPLMLAGLRFMLVAFPAIFFVARPKVPLNLLLGYGLTISFAQFAFLFCAINFGMPAGLASLVLQAQAFFTIVLGAFTFGERLHGKQLAGIALAIFGVLVLIEDSFNGQHVAMLGFMLTLAAAFSWACGNIFNKKIMSHSTRPAVMSLVIWSALIPIIPFFVASLILDGSATMIHSLVTIDMTTILSLMYLAFVATIVGYGIWGTLLGRYETWRVAPLSLLVPVVGLASAALLLDERLTGLQFFGAVLIMTGLYINVFGMRWRKAVKVRG from the coding sequence ATGTCGCGAAAAGATGGGGTGTTGGCGCTACTGGTAGTGGTCGTATGGGGGCTAAATTTTGTGGTCATCAAAGTGGGGCTTCATAACATGCCACCGCTGATGCTGGCCGGTTTGCGCTTTATGCTGGTCGCTTTTCCGGCCATCTTTTTTGTCGCACGACCGAAAGTACCACTGAATTTGCTGCTGGGGTATGGATTAACCATCAGTTTTGCGCAGTTTGCCTTTCTGTTCTGTGCCATAAATTTTGGTATGCCTGCTGGGCTGGCCTCACTGGTATTACAGGCTCAGGCGTTTTTTACTATTGTGCTCGGTGCGTTTACTTTTGGCGAACGGCTGCACGGTAAGCAACTGGCGGGGATCGCGTTAGCGATTTTTGGCGTACTGGTGTTAATCGAAGATAGTTTTAACGGTCAGCATGTGGCGATGCTCGGCTTTATGTTGACCCTGGCGGCAGCATTTAGTTGGGCGTGCGGCAATATCTTCAATAAAAAAATCATGTCACACTCAACGCGTCCGGCAGTGATGTCGCTGGTCATCTGGAGCGCATTAATCCCGATCATTCCTTTCTTTGTTGCCTCGCTGATTCTCGATGGTTCCGCAACCATGATTCACAGCCTGGTCACTATCGATATGACCACCATCTTGTCTCTGATGTATCTGGCGTTTGTGGCGACAATTGTTGGTTATGGGATCTGGGGGACGTTACTGGGACGCTATGAAACCTGGCGGGTTGCACCGTTATCGTTACTGGTGCCCGTAGTAGGACTGGCAAGTGCGGCACTATTGCTGGATGAACGCTTAACGGGTCTGCAATTCTTTGGTGCGGTGCTCATTATGACCGGGCTATATATCAATGTGTTTGGTATGCGGTGGCGTAAAGCAGTGAAAGTGAGAGGCTAA